One Aneurinibacillus migulanus genomic region harbors:
- a CDS encoding motility associated factor glycosyltransferase family protein, whose protein sequence is MNVWLHNIELLRIHYPDIYTRVKDMPLLNGYEILSSREGHPTAKIGSFYLHSRYNPIQEAKKFIEAQWNEDEQEIALYGLGFGYHIVEALERIQPEQTLYVFELNIQLFSLVLRNMDIEYILTHPQLRLIVSDNQAHVARCLHERLLQTNRLIIYPPSVRTIPERYDRLKFLLEFWDKRLLQVKNYAPLLQENSEANLKHRDRNVSEFFGKYKDKPIIVISAGPSLNKNKHLLAQCKGKALLFAAGSALKPLLATGIQPDMFCIIDAIHRTTRKQIEGLEGMDIPFVYLKTASAVTVEAYHGPRFVASNRSEDDGAIETGGSVATAILDIATRMGGNPIIFVGQDLAFTNNEHHADGSMYGEEEKVKINPTMKQVRGQNGETLWTNIGLLSYKYWIEERIQREPNVTFINATEGGAYIEGCIHIPLYEVIKKYINKST, encoded by the coding sequence ATGAACGTGTGGTTGCATAACATTGAGTTATTACGTATTCATTATCCTGATATATATACAAGGGTAAAAGATATGCCACTTCTTAATGGATATGAGATTCTATCTTCCAGGGAGGGGCATCCTACTGCAAAAATTGGTTCGTTTTACTTGCATAGCCGATATAATCCGATACAGGAAGCAAAAAAGTTTATTGAGGCACAATGGAATGAAGACGAGCAAGAGATTGCTTTATATGGCCTGGGCTTCGGCTATCATATAGTGGAAGCGCTGGAACGTATACAGCCTGAACAAACATTATATGTGTTTGAATTAAATATACAATTATTCTCGCTTGTACTTCGTAATATGGACATCGAGTATATTCTCACTCACCCGCAATTAAGGCTTATCGTATCCGATAACCAGGCGCATGTAGCGAGGTGTTTGCACGAAAGATTGCTACAAACCAATCGTCTGATTATATATCCGCCTTCTGTACGTACCATTCCAGAGCGGTATGATCGTCTCAAGTTTCTGCTGGAATTTTGGGATAAAAGGTTGTTGCAGGTAAAGAACTATGCGCCACTGCTGCAGGAAAATTCTGAAGCGAACCTAAAGCATAGGGACAGAAATGTGAGTGAGTTTTTTGGTAAGTATAAAGATAAGCCTATTATTGTCATTTCAGCAGGACCATCTTTAAATAAAAATAAGCATCTTCTGGCACAGTGTAAAGGAAAAGCGCTGCTGTTTGCTGCTGGTTCGGCGCTTAAGCCTCTACTGGCAACCGGTATTCAACCGGACATGTTTTGTATTATTGATGCGATTCATCGTACGACTCGTAAACAAATTGAGGGATTGGAAGGAATGGACATTCCTTTTGTATATCTCAAAACTGCGAGTGCCGTTACGGTTGAAGCCTATCATGGTCCGCGCTTTGTTGCGTCGAACCGTTCAGAGGATGATGGAGCAATCGAGACAGGCGGCTCAGTTGCTACAGCTATACTGGATATCGCGACTCGAATGGGCGGGAATCCGATTATTTTTGTAGGGCAAGACTTAGCTTTTACAAATAATGAACATCATGCAGATGGCAGTATGTATGGTGAGGAAGAAAAAGTTAAAATAAATCCGACAATGAAACAGGTTCGTGGTCAGAATGGTGAAACTTTGTGGACGAATATTGGCCTGTTAAGCTATAAATACTGGATTGAAGAACGAATTCAGCGGGAACCGAATGTAACATTTATTAATGCTACAGAAGGTGGCGCATATATTGAAGGGTGCATTCATATACCACTCTATGAGGTCATAAAAAAATATATAAATAAATCAACATAA
- a CDS encoding UDP-N-acetylglucosamine 4,6-dehydratase family protein has protein sequence MYTGKRILIIGGTGTIGQQMVKELLAYNPKVIRVFSRDEYKQYEMENEYREYHKQLRFLIGDVRDYTRVQRAMENIDYVFHLAAMKHVPACEYNPFEAVQTNVIGTQNVIQSAMQAGVKKVLFTSTDKAISPTNTYGATKLTAERLISAAEYMKGPKSTVFSSVRFGNVMGSRGSVIPLFKKQILEKGYITVTDPNMLRYMMTPSQAISLMLKANELAQGGEVFVLKMPIVKLGDLAQIMIEEVTKKYGIASSSVDVRKIGLRPGEKLYEELMTNDEAVKALETEEMYILQSIFTGRRKYLGIIKSGVENMLPKKEMAIRKEMLRDWILSERLI, from the coding sequence ATGTATACAGGAAAAAGGATTTTGATCATTGGAGGAACAGGAACGATTGGCCAGCAGATGGTAAAGGAATTACTTGCGTATAATCCGAAGGTCATTCGTGTGTTTAGCCGTGATGAATATAAGCAATATGAGATGGAGAATGAATATCGGGAGTACCATAAACAACTTCGTTTCTTAATAGGTGATGTACGTGATTATACGCGTGTGCAGCGAGCGATGGAGAACATTGACTATGTGTTCCATCTTGCCGCTATGAAGCATGTTCCGGCATGTGAATATAATCCATTCGAAGCTGTACAAACAAATGTAATAGGGACGCAGAATGTTATTCAGTCCGCGATGCAGGCAGGAGTAAAAAAGGTATTGTTTACGAGTACGGACAAGGCAATCTCACCTACTAATACGTACGGGGCGACTAAACTAACGGCAGAACGTCTAATTTCAGCTGCGGAATATATGAAAGGGCCAAAGTCAACAGTATTTTCTTCCGTTCGTTTTGGTAATGTGATGGGTTCACGTGGTTCGGTAATTCCCTTATTTAAGAAGCAAATTCTTGAAAAAGGATATATTACGGTAACAGATCCGAATATGCTGCGGTATATGATGACACCGAGCCAGGCGATTTCTCTGATGCTGAAGGCGAATGAACTGGCGCAGGGCGGAGAGGTGTTTGTATTGAAGATGCCAATTGTGAAATTAGGGGATTTAGCACAAATAATGATTGAGGAAGTGACTAAGAAATATGGAATCGCTTCTTCATCTGTAGATGTGCGTAAGATTGGCCTTCGCCCAGGGGAGAAATTATATGAAGAGTTAATGACAAATGACGAGGCAGTTAAGGCATTGGAAACGGAAGAGATGTATATTTTACAATCTATTTTTACAGGACGGCGTAAATACTTAGGTATTATCAAATCTGGTGTAGAGAATATGTTGCCAAAGAAGGAAATGGCAATTAGAAAAGAGATGTTGCGCGATTGGATACTCAGTGAGCGATTAATTTGA
- the aepY gene encoding phosphonopyruvate decarboxylase: MLNIKKFGNELKELGFNFYSGVPCSFLKNLINYALNDCEYIMATNEGDAVAICAGAYLGGRKTVFLCQNSGLTNAVSPLTSLNYPFRIPVLGFVSLRGEEGLNDEPQHELMGRITERLLEDMEIKWGYLSDNEAEALQQLKMANEVIECGKSFFFVVKKDTFTKEELVKKSTTIVNEYISTIIEKQRVDGLPKREQVLNKLINHADQDTCFMATTGYTGRELYEIKDIPNNFYMVGSMGCISSLALGLAKAKPDKKVIAIDGDGALLMRMGALCVNGYYNPENLFHILLDNNIHESTGGQQTVAENVNFIKLAASVGYKNTVYIHDLYELEEYFLDWKRKGGLTFAYIKIAKGVKENLGRPKVKPYEVKERFMKFISGGIYA, from the coding sequence ATGTTGAACATCAAAAAGTTTGGTAATGAGTTAAAAGAATTAGGATTTAACTTTTATAGTGGAGTCCCTTGTTCATTTTTAAAGAATCTTATTAATTATGCATTGAATGATTGTGAATATATTATGGCTACTAATGAAGGGGATGCAGTTGCAATTTGTGCAGGAGCTTACTTAGGGGGGAGAAAGACGGTGTTTTTATGTCAAAACTCTGGGCTAACCAATGCAGTTTCCCCACTAACATCCTTGAATTACCCATTTAGAATTCCTGTTTTGGGCTTTGTAAGTTTAAGAGGAGAAGAAGGATTGAATGATGAGCCTCAGCATGAACTGATGGGCAGAATTACGGAAAGATTGTTGGAAGATATGGAAATTAAATGGGGATATTTATCTGATAACGAAGCGGAAGCTCTGCAACAGTTAAAAATGGCGAATGAAGTAATTGAATGTGGAAAATCTTTCTTTTTCGTGGTGAAAAAAGATACTTTTACAAAAGAAGAATTAGTTAAAAAGAGTACTACTATAGTAAATGAATATATATCTACAATAATAGAAAAGCAACGGGTAGATGGTTTGCCAAAAAGAGAACAAGTATTAAATAAACTTATAAATCATGCTGATCAAGATACTTGTTTTATGGCTACAACAGGGTATACAGGAAGAGAATTATATGAAATAAAGGATATACCTAATAATTTTTATATGGTAGGTTCTATGGGGTGTATTAGTTCATTAGCTTTAGGGCTGGCTAAGGCTAAACCAGATAAAAAGGTGATTGCTATAGATGGTGATGGGGCTTTATTGATGCGTATGGGGGCATTATGTGTGAATGGTTATTATAATCCAGAAAATTTGTTTCATATTTTATTGGACAACAATATTCATGAGTCAACAGGTGGGCAGCAAACAGTTGCTGAAAATGTGAATTTTATTAAGTTAGCTGCTTCTGTAGGATATAAAAATACTGTATATATTCATGATTTATATGAATTAGAAGAGTACTTTTTAGATTGGAAGAGAAAAGGTGGACTTACATTTGCATATATAAAAATAGCGAAAGGAGTTAAAGAGAATTTAGGGAGACCCAAGGTAAAGCCATATGAAGTAAAAGAAAGATTTATGAAATTTATCAGTGGAGGGATATATGCTTAA
- a CDS encoding motility associated factor glycosyltransferase family protein yields MLECNTQALQEGYPDLYKRLQKVEGNKKEQIIELARNGQPTLIIKTGEQPLYIHSRYNPEREAYQWVQALQLKSDMLVVIGMGLGYILPALDMFYPNSKIVIVEQSEEVFMAAIQHVDISTWLKDERFIFLVGCDPFLTGRLLAEYIWQRNLSPDYLQITGLPVYDRMNPGMIEAVKEQINFQWTELRVQEATYERFSKVWMTTTLRNAQYINQHPSVESVCEKLHGIPVIIVAAGPSLEKNVHILKHIGDRAIILAVGSSVNILEKYGIEPHIIMAIDSAESEKNIFATSSFSSPLLVYAHTLHPDIVHSYPGSKAWVKLKEDRVVEYICKRLNLSYIEAADGPSVANIAFDFAIKQLKASAVILIGQDLAYTNNQTHASGVVHGTSIKVNTSGHLLMQDINGNAVATSSAFIAMKNFYEVYIQYEKPSMPIYNCTEGGLSISGIPNDFLKETIEHVCSSIYPIKKWINEAMCTSDRVRKEEKIQEKEMWNELLEGAQRLFVLSEKRVGIVDGLSAIHPAFTNEFAKVNDITQQIENDPTYEYMIQPYVQWLIDASSRHIHDATQKTDDIIKTKEKLLEELRKQYKRIHEHIVLFKQTVEGISNGTVSTENRTT; encoded by the coding sequence ATGCTTGAATGTAATACCCAAGCCTTACAAGAAGGCTATCCAGACTTATATAAGAGGTTACAGAAAGTAGAGGGTAATAAAAAAGAACAGATAATCGAACTGGCTAGGAATGGTCAACCTACACTCATAATTAAAACCGGCGAGCAGCCACTATATATACATAGCCGATATAATCCAGAACGGGAAGCATATCAATGGGTGCAGGCATTGCAACTGAAATCGGATATGCTTGTTGTTATCGGAATGGGATTAGGGTATATCCTCCCCGCACTAGACATGTTTTATCCAAATAGTAAAATTGTAATTGTCGAGCAGAGTGAAGAGGTTTTTATGGCTGCGATTCAGCATGTAGACATATCAACATGGCTGAAAGATGAGAGATTTATTTTTTTAGTTGGTTGTGATCCGTTTTTAACCGGGCGTCTACTGGCTGAATATATTTGGCAACGTAATCTTTCGCCGGACTATTTACAGATTACTGGTCTTCCTGTATATGACCGTATGAATCCCGGAATGATAGAGGCTGTCAAAGAACAAATAAACTTTCAATGGACTGAGCTTCGTGTTCAGGAAGCCACGTACGAACGATTTTCAAAGGTATGGATGACAACTACACTGAGAAATGCACAGTATATCAACCAGCATCCTTCAGTTGAATCTGTTTGTGAGAAGCTGCATGGTATTCCTGTCATAATCGTTGCGGCAGGTCCATCGCTTGAGAAGAACGTACATATACTTAAACATATAGGGGATCGAGCCATTATACTTGCTGTCGGATCTTCGGTTAATATACTGGAGAAGTATGGGATAGAGCCCCATATTATTATGGCAATTGATAGTGCAGAAAGCGAAAAAAATATTTTTGCTACATCCAGCTTTTCTTCTCCGTTACTCGTCTATGCGCATACATTGCACCCTGATATTGTACATTCGTATCCGGGTTCAAAAGCGTGGGTTAAGCTAAAAGAGGATCGAGTAGTTGAATATATTTGCAAGCGGTTAAACCTTTCATACATTGAGGCAGCTGATGGTCCTTCTGTCGCTAATATTGCGTTTGATTTTGCAATCAAACAATTAAAGGCGAGCGCTGTTATTTTGATTGGCCAGGATTTGGCTTACACGAATAATCAGACCCATGCATCAGGAGTTGTGCATGGTACATCTATTAAAGTGAATACGTCAGGGCACTTGCTCATGCAGGATATAAATGGAAATGCTGTAGCGACATCGAGCGCTTTTATTGCAATGAAGAATTTTTATGAAGTGTATATACAGTATGAAAAACCTTCTATGCCAATTTATAATTGTACGGAAGGTGGGCTTTCGATTTCAGGAATTCCAAATGATTTTCTTAAAGAAACAATAGAGCATGTCTGTTCTTCTATTTATCCAATAAAAAAATGGATCAATGAGGCCATGTGCACTTCAGATAGGGTAAGGAAAGAAGAAAAAATCCAGGAAAAAGAAATGTGGAATGAACTCTTAGAAGGGGCACAAAGATTGTTTGTTCTTTCTGAAAAAAGGGTGGGAATAGTAGACGGATTATCAGCAATACATCCAGCCTTCACTAATGAATTTGCTAAGGTAAATGATATAACGCAACAAATAGAAAACGATCCAACATATGAATATATGATTCAGCCCTATGTGCAGTGGTTAATAGATGCATCTTCCCGACATATTCATGATGCGACACAAAAAACCGATGATATAATAAAGACCAAGGAAAAACTACTTGAAGAATTGCGCAAACAATATAAGCGTATACATGAACATATTGTGCTCTTCAAACAAACGGTGGAGGGGATTTCTAATGGAACAGTATCAACAGAAAATAGAACTACTTGA
- the cysC gene encoding adenylyl-sulfate kinase: MENFTVWFTGLSGAGKSTLALKLERYLMEKDCNVQLLDGDIVREEIGSVFGYERTERIKMAKVLRLLAKLLNKKGITVIVAAIAPYEEIRQANRERLENYIEIFVECSIKNCIERDVKKLYQKAFRGEVENMIGVDDIYETPQNYDVKVNTSLESIEESFNKIKEYIEKILQRKGTT, from the coding sequence ATGGAAAATTTTACTGTATGGTTTACAGGTCTAAGTGGTGCAGGTAAAAGTACACTAGCCTTAAAATTAGAACGTTATTTGATGGAAAAAGACTGTAATGTGCAGCTTCTAGATGGTGACATTGTTCGTGAAGAAATAGGATCTGTATTTGGATATGAACGTACGGAAAGAATAAAAATGGCAAAAGTTCTTCGATTGCTTGCTAAACTACTCAATAAGAAGGGAATAACTGTTATTGTAGCAGCTATTGCGCCATATGAAGAGATTAGACAAGCCAATCGAGAAAGACTAGAGAATTATATTGAGATCTTTGTGGAATGTTCAATTAAAAACTGTATTGAACGAGATGTTAAAAAACTATATCAAAAAGCTTTTAGAGGTGAGGTTGAAAATATGATCGGAGTTGATGATATATATGAAACTCCGCAAAACTATGATGTAAAAGTAAACACATCTTTAGAAAGTATTGAGGAAAGTTTTAACAAGATAAAAGAATATATAGAAAAAATTCTGCAAAGGAAGGGTACAACGTGA
- a CDS encoding LicD family protein, which translates to MYLEDVLKKRIIVFGTGKKSNTIAKSPLIGKVTFYVDNNRDKWGEIYNKAIIKNPDDLLLENKSEVLIVIASMYYEQISDQLREMGFIEDKHYVSSDKIIDEKHSLDLLRKIKEIFEFNHIKYWLDNGTLLGTIRDKKLIEWDKDLDIGIWKEYETEVLTLLHEYFSEKYIIRIDQNQNCIELREKNNIFARIMDITTYEVREKYAVRQWNFKNKNVVVKVPKEFFLNLSNIKLGDCDLSSPANAEEYLQIRYGADWHTPRRKWNYIEDDVAISEVKYIR; encoded by the coding sequence ATGTATCTTGAGGATGTTTTGAAGAAGAGAATTATTGTGTTTGGCACTGGAAAGAAAAGTAATACCATAGCGAAATCCCCTTTGATAGGAAAAGTAACCTTCTATGTTGATAATAATAGGGATAAGTGGGGAGAAATTTATAATAAAGCGATTATCAAAAACCCTGATGATTTGTTACTAGAAAATAAGAGTGAAGTATTGATAGTAATCGCTAGTATGTACTATGAGCAAATATCAGATCAATTAAGGGAAATGGGATTTATTGAGGATAAACATTATGTTTCAAGTGATAAAATTATAGACGAAAAGCATTCGTTAGATTTATTAAGAAAGATTAAAGAAATTTTTGAGTTTAACCACATCAAATATTGGCTGGATAATGGTACTTTACTAGGAACTATTCGGGATAAAAAGCTAATTGAATGGGATAAGGATCTTGATATTGGTATATGGAAAGAATATGAGACTGAAGTTCTAACATTATTACATGAGTATTTTTCAGAGAAATACATTATAAGGATAGATCAAAACCAAAACTGTATTGAGCTAAGAGAGAAGAACAATATTTTTGCGAGAATTATGGATATTACAACCTATGAGGTTAGGGAAAAGTACGCTGTTCGTCAATGGAATTTCAAAAATAAAAATGTCGTTGTGAAAGTTCCAAAAGAGTTCTTTTTAAATTTATCAAATATAAAACTTGGAGATTGTGATCTTAGTTCCCCTGCTAATGCTGAGGAATATTTGCAGATTAGATACGGTGCTGATTGGCATACACCTAGGAGAAAATGGAATTATATAGAGGATGATGTTGCTATTTCAGAAGTTAAGTATATAAGGTAA
- the aepX gene encoding phosphoenolpyruvate mutase, producing MKKTTELHQLINSNQLEFMMEAHNGLSAKIVEQTGFKSIWASGLSISASLGVRDNNEASWTQVLDVIEFMSDATTVPILLDGDTGYGNFNNMRRLVKKLEQRGIAGVCIEDKLFPKTNSFINGEAQPLADIDEFCGKIKAAKDAQTDDDFVIVARVEAFIAGWGLEEALRRAEAYRQAGADAILMHSKKPNPSDIEAFMKEWGSRHPVIIVPTKYYSTPAEQFREWGVSMAIWANHNIRAAITAMEKVSQKIFEDESLMNVEGTVASVADIFTLQGADELKEAERKYLPTYKRHINAIILAASQGEKFGDLTSNIPKTLLKVNGKSILSTQIDDFNQLGIKDIVVVRGFGKEKINMANIKTVDNEKFQETTELYSLYLAKEYIDENTVINYGDIVFKRYVLNELLNDENPITLIVDADYEVDHHYHDYVKADMHYNKKLFNMSVQFEKMSTHLVDEEISGEFIGLWKVNKKGAKIVKETLEKLAEREDFLRLRMSDLFNEIAKMEPINIKYIKGSWLDIDSIYDLQVAGEMVVC from the coding sequence GTGAAAAAAACTACTGAATTACATCAATTAATAAATTCAAATCAATTGGAATTTATGATGGAGGCTCATAATGGATTATCGGCTAAAATTGTAGAACAGACAGGCTTTAAATCCATATGGGCTAGTGGGCTATCTATTTCTGCCTCTCTCGGTGTTCGTGATAATAATGAAGCTTCTTGGACACAAGTACTAGATGTTATTGAATTTATGAGTGATGCTACTACAGTTCCTATTTTACTGGATGGTGATACAGGCTATGGAAATTTTAATAACATGAGAAGACTGGTGAAAAAGCTAGAGCAAAGAGGAATTGCAGGTGTATGCATAGAGGATAAATTGTTTCCTAAAACCAATTCTTTTATAAACGGTGAAGCTCAGCCTCTTGCTGATATTGATGAGTTTTGTGGGAAAATTAAAGCCGCCAAAGATGCTCAAACTGATGATGATTTTGTTATTGTAGCAAGAGTAGAAGCTTTCATAGCTGGCTGGGGATTAGAAGAAGCATTAAGAAGAGCGGAAGCTTATCGTCAAGCTGGAGCAGATGCTATATTAATGCATAGCAAAAAGCCAAATCCATCTGATATAGAAGCATTCATGAAAGAATGGGGAAGTCGCCATCCAGTTATTATTGTTCCTACAAAATATTATTCAACTCCAGCTGAACAATTTCGCGAATGGGGCGTTAGTATGGCTATTTGGGCGAATCATAATATCCGTGCGGCAATTACAGCTATGGAAAAAGTGAGTCAGAAAATTTTTGAAGATGAAAGTTTGATGAATGTAGAAGGAACAGTTGCTTCAGTAGCCGACATTTTTACATTACAGGGTGCAGATGAACTTAAAGAGGCGGAAAGGAAGTATTTACCAACATATAAACGGCATATAAATGCAATTATTTTAGCTGCTTCTCAAGGAGAAAAGTTTGGGGACTTAACATCAAATATCCCTAAAACACTCCTAAAAGTAAATGGAAAATCGATTCTATCCACCCAAATTGATGATTTCAATCAACTAGGAATAAAAGATATTGTAGTTGTACGAGGCTTTGGTAAAGAAAAAATAAATATGGCTAACATCAAAACAGTAGATAATGAAAAATTTCAAGAAACAACTGAACTATATTCTTTATATTTAGCTAAAGAGTATATTGATGAAAATACTGTAATTAACTATGGAGATATTGTATTTAAGCGGTATGTTCTAAATGAATTGCTAAACGATGAGAACCCAATTACGTTAATCGTTGATGCTGACTATGAAGTGGATCATCACTATCATGACTATGTAAAGGCGGATATGCACTACAATAAAAAGTTATTTAATATGTCTGTTCAGTTTGAAAAAATGTCCACTCATCTAGTTGATGAAGAGATTTCTGGTGAATTCATTGGTTTATGGAAGGTTAATAAAAAAGGAGCGAAAATTGTAAAAGAGACGCTAGAAAAACTAGCAGAACGGGAAGATTTCCTCAGGCTAAGGATGAGTGACTTATTTAACGAAATAGCAAAAATGGAGCCAATCAATATAAAATACATCAAGGGATCTTGGCTGGATATTGATAGCATATATGACTTACAAGTAGCAGGTGAAATGGTAGTATGTTGA
- a CDS encoding sulfatase-like hydrolase/transferase, with amino-acid sequence MIDFDIALNNLISKYGLQSSYIEPTYVEKSIISEWDSIPDKENIAIWGAGEHTKELLQLLAPIEKNIVCIIDKNCFELDETLHDYPLIKPEELSNNLIDVIVVSSFAYREEIIKQIGAQHSSYKIIDLYENIKEVPVAFYLYREQVELYMLRKLYEKEFKTEYKRIYLWKLISRYLMHRDFIYAQRFIKEYIDNNFLYSRKLGYFLEELNTLLLSLKEILKARVYRDVTVFALDSLRFEDVIPNDTKQKSLMPHLYKLSKNSITFTNSFSTSTYTYGCMGPMFTNKLPFQELEYKKRRIDFDQSKLLTTLLEQGYEFYYLGIVDFFPQDLRVRKVFFHESSSHKEEHISRLKKNFAKNLPISRMLWSYFCELVKLEKPVFAFIHTDCIHLPYISNYHEELYMPWNPVFYVKNRKELQSELFTMDNQYKESLSYLDNQLDFYMGFLSNATITVTYGDHGQSLGENGIFGPLFGWHDSTIHVPLIISNRKLGSLTHTNLFSMVDFGKQILSLVQEGKLEVKETEFVIIQRDPIYNEKLLTNKDFIFNLGEKFIHGFQVVRGKHDKYVLYDHGIEEYYILPDENFNCINEKEYQQRINKMRHYAKKMPFPYLIEGKS; translated from the coding sequence TTGATAGACTTTGATATTGCATTAAATAATCTAATTTCTAAGTATGGTCTACAAAGTAGCTATATAGAGCCCACTTATGTAGAGAAATCCATTATTTCTGAGTGGGATAGTATCCCAGATAAGGAAAATATAGCGATTTGGGGAGCGGGTGAACATACAAAGGAACTTTTACAACTTCTTGCTCCTATAGAAAAGAATATAGTATGCATTATTGATAAAAATTGCTTTGAATTAGATGAAACGTTACATGATTATCCTTTAATAAAACCCGAGGAGTTATCAAACAATCTTATTGATGTTATAGTTGTTTCTTCATTTGCCTATAGAGAAGAGATAATTAAACAAATAGGGGCACAGCATAGTTCATATAAAATAATTGATCTTTATGAAAATATTAAAGAGGTACCAGTAGCATTTTATTTGTACAGAGAACAAGTTGAACTTTATATGTTACGAAAATTGTATGAAAAAGAATTTAAAACGGAATATAAACGAATTTACCTGTGGAAGCTAATATCACGTTATTTAATGCATAGAGATTTTATATATGCTCAGAGATTTATTAAAGAGTATATAGATAATAATTTTCTATATAGTAGGAAGCTAGGATATTTTCTAGAAGAATTAAATACTCTTTTGCTTTCTCTAAAAGAAATATTAAAAGCTCGTGTATATAGAGATGTTACTGTTTTTGCTTTAGATTCTTTGAGATTTGAAGATGTGATTCCAAATGATACAAAGCAAAAATCTCTAATGCCACATTTATATAAGCTATCAAAAAATTCTATTACATTTACTAATTCATTTAGTACTTCTACTTATACATATGGATGTATGGGTCCGATGTTTACAAATAAATTACCTTTTCAAGAGTTAGAGTATAAAAAGCGGAGAATTGATTTTGACCAAAGTAAATTATTAACCACTTTACTAGAGCAGGGGTATGAGTTTTATTATCTAGGAATAGTCGACTTTTTTCCACAAGACTTACGGGTAAGAAAAGTTTTCTTTCATGAATCTTCTTCTCACAAGGAAGAGCATATAAGTAGACTAAAGAAAAATTTTGCAAAGAATTTGCCTATATCTAGAATGCTCTGGAGTTACTTTTGTGAATTGGTCAAATTAGAGAAACCAGTGTTTGCTTTTATTCATACAGATTGTATACATCTCCCCTATATAAGTAATTATCACGAGGAGCTTTATATGCCATGGAATCCTGTTTTTTATGTGAAAAATCGTAAAGAATTACAATCCGAATTATTTACCATGGATAATCAGTATAAAGAGAGCTTATCTTATTTAGATAATCAATTGGATTTTTATATGGGATTTCTATCTAATGCTACTATTACGGTTACCTATGGAGATCATGGACAATCTTTAGGGGAGAATGGAATATTTGGGCCGTTATTTGGCTGGCATGATAGTACTATTCATGTTCCTTTAATTATTTCTAATAGAAAACTAGGTTCTTTAACCCATACTAACTTATTCAGTATGGTCGATTTTGGGAAGCAAATACTATCTTTAGTCCAGGAAGGAAAGTTAGAGGTAAAGGAAACGGAATTTGTCATTATTCAGAGGGATCCTATATATAATGAAAAATTATTAACTAACAAGGATTTTATATTTAATTTAGGCGAAAAGTTTATTCATGGTTTTCAAGTTGTTCGAGGGAAGCATGATAAATATGTATTATATGACCATGGTATAGAAGAGTATTATATTTTACCCGATGAAAATTTTAATTGCATCAATGAAAAAGAATATCAACAAAGAATTAATAAAATGAGACACTACGCAAAGAAGATGCCATTTCCTTATTTGATTGAAGGGAAGAGTTAA